AGCCGCCCCAGTCGACGCGCAGCCGGGAATGACCGTGCTGAGCGGGTCGATTGCCCGTGAAAGCCCGGTCACCATCGAGGTCACCGCCCCAGCCGACGCCAGCCACTACCACCGGATCGTCGAGCTGGTGCGCACCGCGGAAGCAAGCAAGGCGCCGATCCAGCGCCTTGCCGATCGCGCGGCGGTCTGGTTTACACCGGTAACGCTCCTGGTATGCGTGGCCGCCTACGCCCTGTCGGGCGACCCGGTTCGGGTGCTTGCGGTGCTCGTCGTTGCCACGCCCTGCCCGCTGATCCTGGCCGCGCCGGTTGCCATGCTGGGCGGTATCAACCGCTCGGCCCGGCGGCAGATCATTGTTCGCAACGGGGTGGCACTCGAGCGGCTCGCCTCAGTGGACACAGCCGTCTTCGACAAAACCGGCACCCTGACCGCGGGAAAGCCTGAAGTCGACCGGATCACGGCGCTGCCGCCATTCACCGCTTCGACGCTGCTCCGACTGGCCGGCGCGGTCGAGCAGGGATCGGGACATCTGCTGGCGCGCTCACTGAGCGCCGCCGCGATCCGGGAGCACGGCGCGCTGCCGGAAGCAACCGACGTCGTGGACGCGCCGGGGGGCGGCGTAACAGGGCGGGTCGAGGGTCGGACGATTACGGTTGGTGCGCAAAAGCTGATTCGGACCCGCGAACCGGAGGCGGCGGCGGCGTTCCTCGCCTACGACGGGGATCCGGGCCTTCAGGCCTATGTCGTGATCGATGGCCGGGCCGCCGGCCTGGTCCACTATGCCGACCGGATCAGGTCCGAGGCGCGAACCGCGGTCCACGCCCTGGGGGCCGCCGGTGTTCGGCGCACCGTTCTCCTCTCGGGCGACCGTACCGCCAACGCCACAGCCGTTGCTGGGGAACTGGGAATCCGCGAAGCGGAGGGTGACCTGCTGCCCCAGGACAAGCTGTCTCGCATCGTTGCCCTCGAACGCGACGGGCACCGGGTCCTGATGGTGGGCGACGGAGCCAACGATGCGCCGGCCCTTGCTGCTGCGCATGTCGGCCTGGCGATCGCGACAGAGACACGGGGACTGAGCGCCGAGGCCGCCGACGTCGTGCTGCTGACCGACGACCTGCGGCGGATCCCGGAGGCGGTTGCCATTGCCCGGCGCACCATGCGGATCACCCGACAGAGTATCGGTGTCGGGCTTGGCCTGTCGCTGGTGGCGATGGGGTTTGCGGCGGCAGGTCAGATCACGCCAACAGTCGGTGCGCTACTGCAGGAGGCGATCGACGTCGCCGTCATTGTCAACGCGCTCCGCGTCCTCGGCGGACGGGTATGACGGCGGTGACGGGTCCGCAGCAAGCGCCTCAGCGCTGCGCGGCTACTGCGTCCTCCCGGGGTCGCAGCGCCAGGACAACCTGCCCCACTGACCGGGTGTCAGTTCCTGCTCCGGCTGCCAGCTCAAACGTTACCGGATCCGCCATCACACCGAGGGCTGCAGCGACCGCGCCTTCGATTGAAAGGCGATAGCGGCCGGGCCGAAGTCCCATCTGATAGAAGGAGCCATCCGAGAAGGGTTCGATCCGCATTCGCTGACCCGACGCCTCGTGTTCGAGTTGCATCCCGATCCGGCCCACCAGTGTGCCTGCCTCCCCGCTCCACTCGAGTCGCCCTTCGAGGATGGCACCAGCCACAATCGGGATCTCGACGCTGACGATCTCACCCGGCCGCGGCACGACCGCCAGCCGGGCACGATCGGGAATCCACTGAGGGTCGGCCAGGCTCGCGCTGTCGACGGTCAGATGAATCGGCTCGAAGGGCTGGACGCCCCACAATTCAAACCGCCCGGAACGATCGGTGACCAGCGCTCGGCCCGCCGTGAACAGTCGGGTGTCGGGCAGCAGCGGCTCGTCCGCGCTCCGGGTACCGTTGCCGTCGAGATCGAGGAAGACAACACCCGCCACGCCGGCCCGATCGATCGCCGGCTCCGCCGACCACATGACTCGCCCTCCCTTCCGGTCCCAGACAGCCGACCCACCGGCAACCTGATCCATCCGGCCCGAGCTTCCCGGATCGGCAATACCGCGCACCGCATAGCGCAGCTGGGACAGCTGGGTCACCAGCCCGAGCGAAAAGGCCGGGCCGTTGCGGCCCCGCTCCCAGATCACCATCGATTCCAGGCGCCCGAGGGAGCCGAGCCCGGTCATGGCCGCGAGACTCGACCGGCGAAGTTGCCCGTCCATGTTTGACTCGGCCTCGGCGCGGAGCCAGAGCCGGCGCAGCAGCGCCGGCCACCCCGCAGCGGGCAGGATCGTTCCCTCGAGACCGAAGGCCGATTGCTCCCCACCGAGCGAGCCCCAACTCAGCCGAACGAATGGCCGCACGTGAACCTGTGATAGCGGCATCGCCAGAGCCGCCCGGACCGTAGTTGTCGCTCCGGAATCACCCAGGGCGCGACTGACCATGCCTTCGGCCCCGACCGTGCCGCGCCCTCGCGAGCCGATCCGCCCGTGAAGTCGCCACTCGCGGCGGACGCCGGTACCTCCGGCGTAGTCCAGCAGGTCAAGCGTAAGCGCGCGATGCAGACTCGGCTCATACCGGGCGGCCGCTCGGGTGACCAGACCCGTCAGATGCTCGAGGTCGAAGCCAAGCGCGTTGAATGGCGCAGCGGTCAGGGTCCCGTAGGGGCGCCATGCCATGGCTGTATCATCCGCCCGGATCGTGAGGCCGGCACGAGCGGACAGCCGCGAGGTTACGCCAACGGCAAGATCCGCGTTGCCCAGCCAACGGCAGGGCATCTCACGGCACGCCCCTACCGCCATACTGTACTCGGTCGCTCCGCTCCGGAGCAGCATGGGCACGGCGCGGAAGCTCTGGTTGAGCTCCCGAATTTCGCCGTTGGGTCCGTAGGCGACGAGGTCGATCGGATTCTCGCCATAGTGCACCGGCACCATGATGCGATAGCGGCCGCCGGATCCGGCTGAATCAAAGCCGATCAGGCGGCCGGAGCGGTAGGCATCGACGCTCCAACCCGGCGGCAGGGTCCCGGAAAACGGCAGTGCCTCGAGCAGCAGCGGCCGGAAGGGTGGGCGGTTCGTCAGCGAGAAGCCGCGCACCCGCTCGGTCCGCACGCTTTGGGTCGCCACATCCCCGACCCGGAGACCGGTCAGCCAGCGACTCTGGGGCCAGGTCCGGTGCCACTCGAGGTCGACTGATCCGTCACTTCCGCTGATGCCGCGTAACCGACTGACGGCCACCCCACCCAGCAGTGCGCTGGCCAGGCCGACTCGATAGGTCGTATGGTCAAGCGGGGTGCGGCCCGTGGTGTGAACGTCGTAGTCCATCGCGACACCGCTCCACCCGGAACGCTCGGTTGCGAACGCCGCCGGCGGAATGCTGGCCGAGTCACGCAATCGTTCCCGGGCGGCGGCGCGAAGGATGCGTCGTACGACGGGCAGGTCGGCAGATGGTGCCACCCGCACCAGCGCCTGCGACTCGTCGTAGATCAGCACGGTCTTGAGGACCCGGCCCAGTTCGTCGAGCGAGCGATAGCCGTCGGGCGGACGAGGCACTTCGAGGAGCTGGAATACCGGGGCAATCGGAAGGTACAGTGTATCTCGGACCTGTCGCGCCTCGATCGTCGTGGCGGCCACGGTGCCGAGGCGAACTTCGACCAGGACAGGGTCACCAGGCGGGGCGGCCTCGACCGCTCCAAGCACAGGGGCCGGCAACGGGATCGGACCCGCGGGCCGACACGCCAGACACAGAACGAATGGGGCCACCCGCCGCCACGCTGCGTACCGACCAGGCATCCCCATTCGGGTTCCCGCTAGAGCGTGACGCCGTACACGGTGAGGACCATCGTACCCGTATAGCTGCCGGCCATCTGGCTGAGCGGGGGCGAGACTGAGCCACCGAGCCAGACATAGATGTTGGTGCCAAGAGAGATGAGGCCGAGCGAGACCGATCCGTTGGGATTGAAGGTCGTGCCACCCGGCGTGGTGTTGTTCGCACGATAAAGGCCGCAGGTGGCACAGAACGAAATCGGCATGGTGGCACCGCCGCCGACCCGACTGAGACTGGCAGGCAGCGTGAGGTCGAACGACGGGACCAGGGCCAGCAGCGTGAAATGGATCCGCCAGCTGGCGGCACCCGTCTCAGCCGGCCCGACGCTGGTCGTCGTACCCGAGATGATCGAACCAAACTCGAGATTGGCTCGCTGGGTCACCTGCGCATCGAGGGGGCCCGACGTGGCCAACGCCAAGGCTGCGGCGAGGCACCCGCGACGCGTCCTCGCCGGCACCGTCATCGTCGCAGTTCCACGACGCGCCTGACCGGCGCCGTCGGCAGGACGAACGACGTCGGAAGATCATTGCGCCGCCCGACTGCCTCGATCCGGATCAGGTAGTCCTGATCAGGCAGATCGGCGGCTGGCAGCACGAGACGCGGATGGAGCGTGTGGTACACTCCCAGAGGCAGTTCTGTCTCACGGACGACACGACCGCTTCGATCTTCAACCGTGGCCCGCAAGGTCCCGACCCAGGCAGCGTTGCCTCGACGGGTGAGCGGCACACGCACCGTGATCGAGTCGGCCCCGCGGACCGCTGTGGGCTCTCCAAGTTCGAGTGCGGTCGCCACGGTGCCCTTCCGAAAGAGAAACGGAAAGACACTCCGTACCTCCAGCGTGATCGCCACGTTGACGGCCTCGACAGCGGCAACCGGTGCCACCCGAGGCGTGGCCCGCGAGGCCACGACCAGCCGGGCCCAGTACTCCCGCTCGGGCACGCCGTCCGGCGGGCGTACCAGGAGGCGCACCGTACGCCGCGCCCCAGGCTCCAGGGCGAAACGACGGGGAAACATCTCGATCCAGTCTGCCGCGGACGGGGTGGAGTCGGTGATTGGCGTTTTGGTATCGAGCAGGAGGTTTCCGGCGGAATCGGTTACCGGCACGCCATACAGAGTCGACAGATCGACTTCAACCCGATCCTCACCGATGTTGACGACCGTGAAGGTCCCGGCGCGCTGACCGCGATCGACCACCACCGCCTGCGGTGCGATCAGCACGGCCTGCGCGGCGAGCGTCGCCGGCAACGCGCTGGCAATCAGAGTGGCGACACCGATACGCCGCATCGGTCAGAAGTACACGACGGTCATCGTCATGGTTCCCGAGTACGTCCCCGCGGCCTGCGACACCGCCGGCTGAGCGGTTGCGCCAACGAACACATAGAGGAACCCGCCCACCGGAATCGAGGCCGAGGTCGCGGCAGGCGCCGGGGTAAAGTCAGTACCAGACGCCGCCGAGTTGGCCGTGTTGTGCCGTCCCTGCCAGCTTGCGATCGGCAGATTGTTCGCTCCGCTCGTGATGTTGGCCGGCAGGGCGAATGTGAGATTGATGTTCGCGCTGGCCTGCCCTTGGACCGTGAACCGTGCGGCACCAGCGTCGGTCACGGCCACGGTTCGGTCCAGCCCAGGAAACACCAGCCCGAAATCGAGATCGGCCGTCGCAGTCACCGTGATCGGCTGCTGGACGCTGGCTGTGACGTTCGCAACGGCGGAGTTCTGGGCCATGATGCGGTCCGCGCCGCTGACGGTCATGACAAGGGTGATCAGCCCGATCCATCGTTTCAGCTGCACGAGTACCTCCTGAGATTGTCCGGAATCACACCGTCCCGATCGCTCGGCAGCGGAGGTGCGGCCACCGCCCCGTCCGCGTCAGCGCGGGCAGCGCATCACGAACCGTACGCGCAACCGGTGTGCCAGAGCCGCGCGGCTCCGATCGACGCGCACAAAAGGCCCAGCGTTGCCAGGGCATCCCCCCTCGAATGCGCAGCGAGCACCGGCTTCATCTCGCGGGTCTTGATCGGGTGGCCCGACGCAGCGCGAAGATTGCACGCCGCGCCAGCAATTCGCGACAACCGCACTCGCACTTCTTCGTTACGCCTGCATCATCATTTCTTCATCTATGACAGCAGCTTCATGTTTCGTTCATGTAGCGCAGTTCATTTCGCGTTTCGATAGGGCCGAATGGCCCTAGTCGCCCCTCGATCTCCGTCAGATGACAGGTGAAGGGCGAGGTCGGCACCCGCATTGCCCGAGTGGCTCTCGACGCCTGACGCCCGGCGGTTCCGGAACAGTGCGCACGAGCGAGCGACCATGATTGACCGAATCGACCCGACCGAACCTGCTGCTGCGGCACCGTGGAAAGCCGAGCCTGCCTCCGTCATGGTGGACGAAGGCCTCAAGCTCGTCGCCGGCGGCCGGTTCGAGCGCGCAGCCGAGCAGTTTGGCCGTGCGGCGGCTAGGGCGCATCAGGACGGCGACCACGCTGTGGGGGCGGACGCCCTGCGCCGACTCGCCGAGCTCCGCTTCCGAGCCGGGTATCCGGGGGAGGCCCGCAGCCTGGCAGAGCGGAGTCGGGAGTGCGCCTTCCGCACCAACCGCGCTCGCCTGCAGGTCGAAACCAGCAACACCATCGGCTGCATCCAACTCGAGATGGGCGACCTCGAGCATGCCAGCGAGACCTTTCTGGGGGCTCTGGCCATCGAGGGGATTCCCGATGATCTCGCCGGCAGGATCGAGCAGAACCTCGGCATCGTCGCCAGCATTCAGGGCCGTTGGGATGAGGCCGAGGGCCATTACAGCAAGGCCCTGAGCTGTCTGGCCCGCCACAGAGACACGGCGGGATTGGCCATGGTGCATCACAACCTGGCGATGATTGCCTCGGACCGGGGCAAGGCGGACGTGGCCCATCACCATTTCGGCGAAGGCCTGGCAGCTGCGGAGCGTGCGGGTGACGGACGATTGGCGGGCCTCTGTCGGCTCAATCGTGCGGAGCTGCTCCACGCGGAGGGGGCTCTCGATCGCGCGCTGGACGATGCGACCGGGGCGTATGCCGTGTTCTTGCAGACCGGCACGCTCGTCGACATGGCTGGCGCCTGTCGGATCCTCGGCCGTATCAATGCCTCGCTCAATCGCTATCAGGCGGCCGAGTCGTTCCTCAAGGCCGCGGTCACAATGGCTGACCGGAGTCAGACACCGCTCACCGATGGCGAGGCACGACGCGAACTGGGAGATCTGCTCGCAGCGACGAGTCGACTGGCCGAAGCGAAAGCGAGCTATGAAGCCGCCGGATCCGTCTTCGCGCGTTTGAGCGCGTCGCACGACCTGGCCGACGTCGCACGCCGACTCGCGGAGCTCGAATGAAGGGTCCCGATGGGCACGGCTTCTAACCACGCATTGAAGCGCAATAGGGCCATTCGGCCCTATTGCAGGAACGCATCACCGATTTCGTGGTTCATCATCGCGCCTAAACGGTTGACACCCATGACGGTTTTCGTACATTCCGATTCACCCTCGCCAAGTGCCCTGCGCATCGAGCCACGCACGATTCACTCGAGGCGAAAGGCCGTTATCATGAAGCTGCTCCTCGCTGAATCGAACCTGCCCATGATGGCGGGGCTCACCCATGAGTTGAGCGACGGCGGGTACATCGTCGACGTTGCCCGGAGCCACCGCGACATCACCAGCCTGGTAGAGCAGGCGGATTATGATGTCGTGATGATCGACGCCGACCTCGAGCACGGCACCGGGGTCGACGCCATCCGAGGATTGCGCCGCGAGGGCTGCACCGCTCCAATTCTCCTGTTTGCGCCGCCGGATGCACACGAAGCGATTGTGGCGGGGCTCGAAGCCGGAGCGGACGACTACCTGACCAAGCCGTTTCGGATTGACGAGCTGCTGGCGCGGGTGCGCGCCTTGCAGCGGCGCCACAGCTCCGATCGACTCGACACGCTGCTGCTCGGACCGCTGAAGGTCGATCGCTTGCGCCATCGCGTCACCGCACACGGCCTCGAACTGTCCTTGACCCCGCTCGAGTTCAGGATGCTGGAGTACTTCATGCTTCATCCTGGTCATGTGATTCGCCGGAGCCGCCTGATCGAGCAGGTCTGGCAGCAGCAGGGCGATCCGGGAAGCAATGTCGTCGACGTTCAGGTCAGCAAGTTGCGCCGAAAGCTCAGGAGCATCGTTGCCAACCCGCACATCGAAACGGTCCGAGGCGTCGGGTACAGCCTTCGGCTCGACGCGGACCCACGCGTGTCGAGCGTCCCGGGAGGCTCGCTGTCGTCAAACCGTCCCATCCCGCGCTGAGGGCGCCGGCCTCGGGAGGCGCCCTCGAATCTCGGCCTGGCCGAGCCGATACCATCTCATTGAGGAGCTCCTCGACGCGGTGATGGAAGCCGCGCAAATGGGGACGGTGGTTGCGTTACATTCCCGATAACCGGATGCACTGGGGAGGGCACGCGACGGAGCTGCTCG
This window of the Gemmatimonadales bacterium genome carries:
- a CDS encoding DUF4402 domain-containing protein — translated: MTVPARTRRGCLAAALALATSGPLDAQVTQRANLEFGSIISGTTTSVGPAETGAASWRIHFTLLALVPSFDLTLPASLSRVGGGATMPISFCATCGLYRANNTTPGGTTFNPNGSVSLGLISLGTNIYVWLGGSVSPPLSQMAGSYTGTMVLTVYGVTL
- a CDS encoding DUF4402 domain-containing protein; this translates as MQLKRWIGLITLVMTVSGADRIMAQNSAVANVTASVQQPITVTATADLDFGLVFPGLDRTVAVTDAGAARFTVQGQASANINLTFALPANITSGANNLPIASWQGRHNTANSAASGTDFTPAPAATSASIPVGGFLYVFVGATAQPAVSQAAGTYSGTMTMTVVYF
- a CDS encoding tetratricopeptide repeat protein, translated to MIDRIDPTEPAAAAPWKAEPASVMVDEGLKLVAGGRFERAAEQFGRAAARAHQDGDHAVGADALRRLAELRFRAGYPGEARSLAERSRECAFRTNRARLQVETSNTIGCIQLEMGDLEHASETFLGALAIEGIPDDLAGRIEQNLGIVASIQGRWDEAEGHYSKALSCLARHRDTAGLAMVHHNLAMIASDRGKADVAHHHFGEGLAAAERAGDGRLAGLCRLNRAELLHAEGALDRALDDATGAYAVFLQTGTLVDMAGACRILGRINASLNRYQAAESFLKAAVTMADRSQTPLTDGEARRELGDLLAATSRLAEAKASYEAAGSVFARLSASHDLADVARRLAELE
- a CDS encoding heavy metal translocating P-type ATPase, producing MTLGSFARSAAHPAAAALFLVAGILATALGADVTVRHQIWTIGLIGLGAPIVLGTLRGALRGRFAADLVASLALIAAVVLAEPVAGLVIVIMQTGGEALEAGAARRASKAVATLEAMAPRTAHVFLDGTLEDRPVGAVRVGDVLLVRPGEMVPCNGTVRQGAGSFDVSTITGEAAPVDAQPGMTVLSGSIARESPVTIEVTAPADASHYHRIVELVRTAEASKAPIQRLADRAAVWFTPVTLLVCVAAYALSGDPVRVLAVLVVATPCPLILAAPVAMLGGINRSARRQIIVRNGVALERLASVDTAVFDKTGTLTAGKPEVDRITALPPFTASTLLRLAGAVEQGSGHLLARSLSAAAIREHGALPEATDVVDAPGGGVTGRVEGRTITVGAQKLIRTREPEAAAAFLAYDGDPGLQAYVVIDGRAAGLVHYADRIRSEARTAVHALGAAGVRRTVLLSGDRTANATAVAGELGIREAEGDLLPQDKLSRIVALERDGHRVLMVGDGANDAPALAAAHVGLAIATETRGLSAEAADVVLLTDDLRRIPEAVAIARRTMRITRQSIGVGLGLSLVAMGFAAAGQITPTVGALLQEAIDVAVIVNALRVLGGRV
- a CDS encoding response regulator transcription factor, with protein sequence MKLLLAESNLPMMAGLTHELSDGGYIVDVARSHRDITSLVEQADYDVVMIDADLEHGTGVDAIRGLRREGCTAPILLFAPPDAHEAIVAGLEAGADDYLTKPFRIDELLARVRALQRRHSSDRLDTLLLGPLKVDRLRHRVTAHGLELSLTPLEFRMLEYFMLHPGHVIRRSRLIEQVWQQQGDPGSNVVDVQVSKLRRKLRSIVANPHIETVRGVGYSLRLDADPRVSSVPGGSLSSNRPIPR